The Leptolyngbya sp. CCY15150 genome has a window encoding:
- a CDS encoding IS110 family transposase translates to MPQSSHPLSAQGVEASTVVGHRDTRSGFGLLKPNAAGIDIGASSHWVSIPPERDAQSVREFGCYTPDFEALVEWLRQCNVETVAMESTGVYWIALYELLEREGFEVILVNAQHLKHVPGRKSDVLDCQWIRQLHSYGLLSASFRPAEAMCVLRQYIRQRDRLIQSAAQHIQRMQKALTQMNLHLHRVLIDLTGLSGMRILKAIVAGERDPQTLAALKHERVRKSEAEIAAALSGTYREEHLFVLGQELSLYETYQQQIAACDAQIETYLNQLPSPLPPHEQPQPKVVRKAVQNQPTFDLATHLHRISGVNFCAMDGLGPLTVQTILSEVGLDPTRFGSAQRFASWLGLCPGSAISGGKRKSSKTRRISNRAANAFRIAAMAAGKSDSAIGAFFRRLKARLGAPKAITATAHKLARIFYHLWCTGQSYDDVGAEHYEQQYRQRKLKYLQKQAAALGLELSQATQEETLTQDVS, encoded by the coding sequence ATGCCACAATCATCTCATCCGTTGAGCGCTCAAGGCGTTGAAGCCAGCACAGTTGTCGGTCATAGGGACACGAGATCGGGTTTTGGGCTGCTGAAGCCGAATGCAGCGGGCATCGATATTGGAGCGAGTAGCCATTGGGTAAGCATACCGCCAGAGCGGGATGCCCAATCGGTGCGAGAGTTTGGATGCTATACGCCGGATTTTGAGGCTTTGGTGGAATGGTTAAGACAGTGCAACGTTGAGACCGTGGCGATGGAATCGACGGGGGTGTATTGGATAGCCCTGTATGAATTACTCGAACGCGAGGGGTTTGAGGTGATTCTGGTGAATGCGCAGCACCTCAAGCATGTGCCGGGTCGCAAAAGCGATGTGCTCGACTGCCAATGGATCCGCCAACTCCACAGCTATGGACTCCTCTCGGCGAGCTTTCGACCGGCTGAAGCGATGTGCGTGCTGCGGCAGTACATTCGGCAGCGGGACAGGTTGATCCAGTCGGCAGCCCAGCACATTCAGCGGATGCAAAAAGCATTGACGCAGATGAACCTGCACCTGCATCGGGTGCTGATTGACCTCACCGGGCTGAGTGGGATGCGGATTTTGAAGGCGATTGTGGCGGGAGAACGCGACCCCCAGACCTTGGCGGCGCTGAAGCACGAGCGGGTGCGCAAAAGTGAGGCTGAGATTGCCGCCGCCCTCAGCGGCACCTATCGGGAGGAACATCTCTTTGTTCTGGGCCAGGAGTTAAGCCTCTATGAGACCTATCAGCAGCAGATTGCCGCCTGCGATGCCCAGATTGAGACCTACCTCAATCAGCTACCCAGCCCCCTACCCCCGCATGAGCAACCCCAACCCAAGGTCGTGCGTAAAGCGGTTCAAAATCAACCCACCTTTGACCTAGCCACCCACTTACATCGCATCAGTGGGGTCAATTTCTGTGCAATGGATGGCTTAGGCCCCTTGACGGTGCAAACCATTCTCTCAGAAGTGGGCTTAGACCCAACGCGCTTCGGTAGCGCTCAGCGTTTTGCTTCCTGGCTCGGATTATGTCCGGGCAGTGCCATTTCGGGGGGCAAACGAAAAAGCTCGAAGACTCGTCGCATTAGCAATCGAGCGGCCAATGCTTTTCGCATCGCAGCCATGGCCGCCGGGAAGTCTGATTCGGCTATCGGAGCTTTCTTTCGACGACTCAAAGCCCGCTTAGGGGCACCTAAAGCCATTACCGCCACGGCCCACAAGCTCGCCCGCATTTTCTATCACCTATGGTGTACGGGGCAGTCCTACGACGATGTTGGTGCAGAACACTATGAGCAACAGTATCGACAACGCAAGCTCAAATATTTACAAAAACAGGCCGCCGCCTTAGGTCTTGAACTGTCCCAAGCGACACAGGAGGAGACCCTGACGCAAGATGTTTCTTAG
- a CDS encoding IS5 family transposase yields the protein MKPQYRIRNWSEYNAGLKQRGSLTFWIDPSVLEQWVVEDLSGKPGASILYSDLAILTMASVNVIYGLAGRQCQGFLESVFELMGIDLPVPDHSTLSCCMGNLSIALPIMPKQGARHVVVDSTGVKVYGEGEWKARQHGISKRRTWRKLHVGVDEATGEIVAMVVTTNDLADGDVLQAILEQIEGDIEQVSTDGAYDHRHCYDEIENKGANAVIPPRKGAKIWQHGNGKGTPHPRDENLRYLRKHGRQRWKRDSGYHRRSIAETTMFRLKTIFGGKLRARTFDHQAVELFIQCVALNRMIQIAKPDSYKVEA from the coding sequence ATGAAACCTCAATACCGCATCCGCAACTGGTCTGAGTATAACGCTGGATTGAAGCAGAGAGGAAGCCTCACCTTCTGGATCGACCCATCCGTCTTGGAGCAGTGGGTTGTAGAGGATTTGAGTGGCAAACCCGGTGCCTCTATCCTCTATAGCGACCTAGCGATTCTGACGATGGCGAGCGTCAACGTCATCTATGGGTTAGCTGGACGACAGTGCCAGGGATTTCTTGAATCGGTGTTCGAGTTGATGGGCATCGATCTACCGGTGCCAGACCACAGCACGCTGTCTTGTTGCATGGGAAACCTGTCTATTGCCTTACCGATCATGCCTAAGCAAGGTGCTCGTCATGTGGTGGTGGATTCGACGGGGGTGAAAGTCTATGGCGAAGGAGAATGGAAAGCTCGTCAGCATGGCATCAGCAAGCGACGCACTTGGCGCAAGCTGCACGTGGGTGTCGATGAAGCCACAGGCGAGATTGTAGCGATGGTCGTGACCACGAATGACCTAGCGGATGGCGACGTGCTTCAAGCTATCCTGGAGCAGATTGAGGGTGACATTGAGCAGGTGTCCACCGATGGCGCTTATGACCATCGCCACTGCTACGACGAGATTGAGAACAAAGGAGCGAACGCCGTCATTCCACCGCGCAAAGGAGCCAAAATCTGGCAGCATGGCAATGGCAAAGGAACGCCGCACCCGAGAGATGAGAACCTGCGCTACCTTCGCAAGCATGGACGCCAACGATGGAAGCGCGACTCTGGCTACCATCGCCGCTCGATTGCCGAAACCACCATGTTTCGCTTGAAGACGATCTTTGGCGGTAAGCTCAGGGCCCGTACCTTTGATCATCAAGCTGTAGAATTATTCATCCAATGTGTTGCGCTCAACCGGATGATTCAGATCGCCAAGCCCGATAGCTACAAGGTTGAAGCTTAA